In one window of Calypte anna isolate BGI_N300 chromosome 27, bCalAnn1_v1.p, whole genome shotgun sequence DNA:
- the PLEKHM1 gene encoding pleckstrin homology domain-containing family M member 1: MHSSHSDDPKEAIQLIKKQLVNAIKALQKQYVTSDAIVTSDDGNANSLCCALEAVFVHGLKAKHIKMESGGKGKKAGGRGPLPQPVFWGLLKSITHRNIVSELEQLIFITTDVGRCRAWLRLALNDGLVESYLTLLLRERPRLPEFYQSSALLLDAEECEFLLSYLQGLTSLTFQLSYKSAVLNEWTVTPLSLSGLCPGSELLEPLSSQPTRKASLGSLSQSSGSDEIEIQASLLPIGKASTKAKLTSSSLSLNTTSSSQLSSSLGSDSPLPPPCARSPERPEEPLSCDSDLGTATAEDLDRSLQEVLSEFSKAKPSLEAPEGGQLPSLMGSSPQQPSCPPATSPGPPAPSPGHHPHPSTAAPGISGTSNGEDGDAAPEVGDTATVPAPGQGGGSGTEPGRSQSSPRAGLLLSPLLSCPKRKSWISEDDFYRPSPGESSKSTPDTNGFGPEGAGEGPAPGLISALGLERLSVPSSESPQPKMSPEREQKGFSVVHRRQMGLSNPFRGLLKLGSLERRGAMGIWKEFSCELSPLELRLFLEHEDRICLESFSLLRCESLGRTHSDGRFELVFLGKKLSLRAPSGDEAEDWLERIREALHKCRPQLEEEEWETLEYPEDGGEGPGTQSDSSAALQYGDPPGNSFEWTLLQEPELDAIKEGVLYVEVDKSWVPFIFSLSLETLKCFKVRNNDKILSNSYGIETIQDILPDSSLGGPAFFKVITSKAVLKLQAEDAEAAASWRQLVRGALMSYLESAEEALTLGGSLDGNSQVVLKNTVKENGFLLQYLVAIPMEKGLDSQSFICAGCSRQIGFSFAKPKLCAFSGLYYCDSCHQDEETLIPSRLIHNWDLAKRGVSRQALKFLTQIRNQPLIDLQRVNESLYDHVERMGRILRSREQLKLLGDYLSVCRSGALKELSKRLDHRHYLLECPHKYSVTDLRQIADGGFEPFLQTLIQFASHHVYNCDLCTQRGFICQICNSSDIIFPFEFDTTTRCSECKTVFHRDCQVSTRSCPRCERRRRYRHRMETSGPELSP; encoded by the exons atgcATTCAAGCCACAGTGATGACCCCAAGGAAGCCATACAG ctgaTCAAGAAGCAGCTGGTGAATGCCATCAAGGCCCTGCAGAAGCAGTACGTCACCTCGGATGCCATTGTCACCAGTGATGATGGCAATGCCAACAGCCTCTGCTGTGCCCTGGAAGCTGTCTTTGTGCACGGGTTGAAGGCCAAGCACATCAAGATGGAGAgtggagggaaagggaagaaagcagGAGGTCGGGgaccccttccccagcctgtcTTCTGGGGGCTGCTGAAGAGCATCACGCACCG AAACATTGTCTCTGAGCTGGAACAACTCATCTTCATCACCACGGACGTGGGTCGGTGCCGTGCCTGGCTGAGGTTGGCCCTGAATGATGGGTTGGTGGAGTCCTACCTGACCCTGCTGCTGCGGGAGAGGCCCCGGCTGCCCGAGTTCtaccagagctcagctctgctcctggatGCCGAGGAGTGCGAGTTCCTCCTCAGCTACCTGCAGGGCTTAACGTCCCTCACCTTCCAGCTCTCCTATAAATCAGCAGTTCTGAACGAGTGGACCGTCACCCCCCTGTCCCTCTCGGGGCTCTGTCctggctctgagctgctggagcccctcagctcccaaCCCACACGGAAAGCGTCCCTGGGTTCCCTCTCCCAATCCTCCGGCTCGGATGAGATCGAGATCCAAGCGTCCCTGCTGCCCATTGGCAAAGCCAGCACCAAAGCCAagctcacctcctcctccttgagCCTCAACACCACCAgttcctcccagctctcctccagcctgggctctgacagccccctgccccccccctgCGCCCGCAGCCCTGAGCGCCCCGAGGAGCCCCTGTCCTGTGACTCTGAcctggggacagccacagctgagGACCTGGACAGGTCCCTGCAAGA GGTCCTGTCAGAGTTCAGCAAAGCCAAACCAAGCCTGGAAGCCCCGGAGGGGgggcagctccccagcctgATGGGATCctccccccagcagcccagctgccccccagccacctccccaggacccccagcaccatcccctgggcatcacccccaccccagcacgGCTGCTCCGGGGATCTCAGGGACCAGCAATGGGGAGGATGGAGATGCAGCCCCAGAAGTTGGTGACACGGCCACggtcccagccccagggcaggggggtgggagtgggacagagccaggcaggagccagagcagccccagggctgggctcctcctctcccctctgctgAGCTGTCCG aaaaggaagagctggatCTCAGAAGACGACTTCTACAGACCTTCCCCAGGAGAGAGCAGCAAAAGCACCCCTGACACCAATGGCTTTGGGCCCGAGGGTGCTGGTGAGGGCCCAGCCCCGGGGCTGATCAGTGCCCTGGGTTTGGAGAGGCTCTCGGTGCCATCCTCAGAGAGCCCCCAACCCAAAATGTCACCTGAACGGGAGCAGAAGGGCTTCAGCGTGGTGCACCGCAGGCAGATGG GTCTTTCCAACCCTTTCCGAGGGCTGCTGAAGCTgggcagcctggagaggagaggagccaTGGGGATCTGGAAGGAGTTTTCCTGCGAGCTGTCACCCCTGGAGCTCCGGCTCTTCCTGGAGCACGAGGATCGGATCTGCCTGGAGAGCTTCTCCCTCCTGCGCTGCGAGTCCCTGGGCAGGACCCACTCGGACGGGCGTTTTGAGTTGgttttcttggggaaaaaactcTCCCTGAGGGCTCCTTCTGGGGACGAGGCCGAGGATTGGTTGGAGAGGATCCGGGAGGCACTGCACAAGTGCCGAcctcagctggaggaggaggagtgggagaCCCTGGAGTATCCCGAGGATGGTGGGGAAGGCCCAGGCACGCAGAGTGACtcctctgctgccctgcagTACGGTGACCCACCCGGGAACAGCTTTGAGTGGACTCTGCTTCAGGAGCCAGAGCTGGATGCCATCAAGGAGGGTGTTCTGTACGTGGAGGTGGACAAATCCTGGGTCCCTTTtatcttttccctctctctagAAACTTTAAAATGCTTCAAAGTCAGAAACAACGATAAAATTCTAAGCAACAGTTACGGCATCGAGACCATCCAGGACATCCTCCCCGACAGCAGCCTCGGGGGTCCTGCCTTCTTCAAGGTCATCACCTCCAAAGCTGTCCTGAAGCTGCAGGCTGAggatgcagaagcagcagcttcctggAGGCAGCTGGTCCGAGGGGCCCTCATGTCCTACCTGGAGAGTGCTGAGGAGGCTCTGACCCTGGGTGGCAGCTTGGATGGCAATTCCCAGGTTGTCCTGAAGAACACTGTGAAGGAAAATGGCTTCTTGTTGCAATACTTGGTGGCCATCCCCATGGAGAAGGGCCTGGACTCCCAGAGCTTCATCTGTGCAG gcTGCTCCAGGCAGATCGGGTTCTCCTTCGCCAAGCCCAAGCTCTGTGCCTTCTCTGGGCTCTATTACTGTGACAGCTGCCACCAGGATGAGGAGACCCTGATTCCCTCCCGCCTCATCCACAACTGGGACCTGGCCAAACGAGGG GTTTCCCGACAGGCTCTGAAATTCCTCACCCAAATCCGTAACCAACCCCTGATCGACCTGCAGAGGGTCAACGAGAGCCTCTACGACCACGTGGAGAGGATGGGAAGGatcctgaggagcagggagcagctgaagctgctgggGGATTATCTCAGTGTGTGCCGCAGTGGGGCCCTGAAGGAGCTGAGCAAGAG GCTGGACCACAGGCACTACCTCTTGGAGTGTCCCCACAAGTACAGTGTCACTGACCTGAGGCAG ATTGCTGATGGGGGCTTTGAGCCCTTCCTGCAGACTCTCATCCAGTTTGCTTCCCACCACGTCTACAACTGTGACCTCTGCACCCAGCGTGGCTTCATCTGCCAGATCTGCAACAGCAGTGACATCATCTTCCCCTTCGAGTTTGACACTACCACCAG GTGCAGCGAATGCAAAACCGTCTTCCACCGGGACTGCCAGGTCAGCACCAGGTCCTGTCCCCGCTGCGAGCGCCGGCGCCGGTACCGGCACAGGATGGAGACCTCGGGGCCTGAGCTGAGCCCATAG